A window of the Dyadobacter pollutisoli genome harbors these coding sequences:
- a CDS encoding carboxymuconolactone decarboxylase family protein produces MYPFATTGSTKDSLYKEVNLPADFESVLINKLAALDHRYLKDLKINIGNVLKSQTLNRKEALLIALAVAVNEKNAAVISAIEELVIQEGAEDKEIAEVTACVSLMNANNVFYRFRHFMHKEFYDNAPAGIKMSIMVNPVLGKEFFELLSLVVSALNGCEMCVTSHEQSVLNHGGTPARIFDAIRVGAIFKSFTVLV; encoded by the coding sequence ATGTATCCATTCGCAACTACGGGAAGCACTAAGGATTCCCTGTATAAAGAAGTGAATCTGCCCGCTGATTTTGAAAGCGTGCTGATCAACAAACTGGCTGCGCTTGATCATCGTTACCTGAAAGACCTTAAAATCAACATTGGTAACGTTTTGAAATCTCAGACATTGAACCGCAAAGAGGCGCTTTTGATCGCGCTTGCTGTGGCAGTGAACGAAAAGAATGCGGCTGTTATCTCTGCGATCGAGGAACTGGTGATCCAGGAAGGTGCTGAGGACAAGGAAATTGCAGAAGTAACTGCCTGCGTTTCATTGATGAATGCAAACAATGTGTTCTACCGTTTCAGGCACTTTATGCACAAGGAGTTTTATGACAATGCTCCTGCCGGCATCAAAATGAGCATTATGGTAAACCCGGTACTAGGCAAAGAATTCTTTGAACTCCTGAGTCTGGTAGTTTCGGCTTTGAATGGCTGCGAGATGTGTGTTACATCTCACGAGCAATCGGTACTGAACCATGGCGGAACCCCGGCGCGCATATTCGATGCGATTAGGGTTGGCGCTATTTTCAAGAGCTTCACTGTTCTGGTTTAA
- a CDS encoding peroxiredoxin — protein sequence MANRLLSVGSTFPEFKKTSVVSLEKGNEFYDITSEDHKNAEKWMVMFWWPKDFTFVCPTEIAEFGKHVDDFADRDTILIGASTDSEFVHLAWRKNHDDLRDLRFPMLADTSKSLAEELGILEANEKIAYRVTYIVDPQGIIRWVSVNDLSVGRNVNEVIRVLDALQTDELCPCNWVKGEATLA from the coding sequence ATGGCAAATAGACTGTTATCCGTGGGATCGACTTTCCCTGAATTCAAAAAAACATCAGTAGTGTCTCTTGAAAAAGGAAACGAATTCTACGATATTACCTCAGAAGATCATAAAAATGCTGAGAAATGGATGGTAATGTTCTGGTGGCCAAAGGATTTTACATTCGTTTGTCCTACCGAAATTGCTGAGTTCGGAAAGCATGTTGATGACTTCGCAGACCGTGACACAATCCTGATCGGTGCTTCTACTGACAGCGAATTTGTTCACCTTGCATGGCGCAAAAACCACGACGATCTTCGTGACCTGCGTTTCCCGATGCTTGCTGATACCTCGAAATCTCTTGCAGAAGAACTGGGTATCCTGGAAGCCAACGAAAAAATCGCTTACCGTGTAACTTACATCGTTGATCCACAAGGAATTATTCGTTGGGTAAGCGTAAACGACCTTTCAGTAGGACGTAACGTGAATGAAGTAATCCGTGTTTTGGACGCATTGCAAACTGACGAACTTTGCCCTTGCAACTGGGTAAAAGGGGAAGCTACATTGGCTTAA
- a CDS encoding UDP-N-acetylmuramoyl-tripeptide--D-alanyl-D-alanine ligase: protein MYTSTETLYNIFQKGAKISTDTRQVSEGCIFFALKGDKFDGNQYAAEALQKGAAYAVVDDPAVVASDRFLLVEDVLAALQDLARHHRKTFTFPVIALTGSNGKTTTKELIAKVLSMKYNTYATKGNLNNHIGVPLTILSVDPAKHEMVVVEMGANHQAEIALLSTIAQPTHGLITNIGKAHLEGFGGVEGIKKGKGELFDFLSKKKGTVFANTTHDTIMEMVSKRRAFGEIVFYCSESSPVNPILLQESPFVIFENHGKKVSTHLPGSYNFDNICAALAVGKHFEVADEDANEAVSTYQPDNNRSQIVKKGSNTVIMDAYNANPSSMAAAVANFAKLDAPKKMLILGDMFELGDAAEEEHLALGKLIAAENFDIVILSGKLMQHALPALPKAYYFPDKFSLHNWVMDNPQENTYILIKGSRGMALETVLGMIPG, encoded by the coding sequence ATGTACACTTCCACCGAAACACTTTATAACATATTCCAAAAAGGTGCAAAAATATCCACCGACACCCGCCAGGTGAGTGAAGGATGTATTTTTTTCGCATTAAAAGGAGATAAGTTCGACGGTAACCAATATGCCGCAGAAGCTTTGCAGAAAGGCGCTGCCTATGCTGTGGTAGATGATCCGGCCGTGGTTGCCAGCGATCGTTTTTTATTGGTCGAAGATGTACTGGCAGCATTGCAGGACCTGGCCCGGCACCATCGCAAAACATTCACTTTTCCCGTGATCGCATTAACGGGTTCTAATGGCAAGACCACAACCAAAGAACTGATAGCAAAAGTGTTATCGATGAAATACAACACCTACGCAACGAAGGGAAACCTCAATAACCATATAGGAGTACCGCTGACCATTCTGTCCGTTGACCCGGCCAAACATGAAATGGTGGTCGTGGAAATGGGTGCCAATCATCAGGCTGAAATCGCGCTGCTGAGCACGATTGCTCAGCCCACCCACGGCCTGATCACGAATATTGGCAAGGCACATTTGGAAGGTTTCGGCGGCGTGGAAGGAATCAAAAAAGGAAAGGGAGAATTGTTTGATTTTCTTTCCAAAAAGAAGGGGACCGTTTTCGCCAATACGACCCACGATACGATCATGGAAATGGTAAGCAAGCGCCGTGCATTCGGTGAAATCGTCTTTTATTGCTCCGAAAGCAGTCCTGTTAACCCCATTTTGTTGCAGGAAAGCCCTTTTGTGATTTTTGAAAATCATGGTAAAAAGGTCTCCACACACCTGCCGGGCAGCTATAACTTTGATAACATTTGTGCTGCGCTGGCAGTAGGAAAGCATTTTGAAGTGGCCGATGAGGACGCAAACGAAGCTGTAAGCACTTACCAGCCTGATAATAACCGCTCGCAGATCGTCAAAAAAGGAAGCAATACGGTGATTATGGATGCTTACAATGCTAATCCATCTTCTATGGCAGCTGCGGTGGCGAATTTTGCAAAACTGGATGCTCCGAAAAAAATGCTGATCCTCGGCGATATGTTCGAGCTGGGAGACGCTGCCGAAGAAGAGCACCTTGCGCTGGGCAAACTGATCGCTGCGGAAAACTTTGACATTGTGATTTTGTCGGGCAAACTGATGCAGCACGCATTGCCTGCCCTCCCCAAGGCTTACTACTTTCCCGACAAGTTTTCGCTGCATAACTGGGTCATGGACAACCCGCAAGAAAATACATACATTCTCATCAAGGGCTCCCGGGGAATGGCACTGGAAACAGTACTGGGAATGATACCGGGTTGA
- a CDS encoding T9SS type A sorting domain-containing protein has product MRTKYTSCVFFIFYILALSKASSQQVWFKTDTVTSVSSKGVKLSNPWAGGLNASQFLKMHLNSDTDEDLVVYDRTNSKVTTFLAGTDPLNPAKKTYIHAPYYESLFPQTDNWMILADYNGDGQKDLFASTSLGISVYQQVKAGASWTWKLMEDVIYTRGFSGNINLQVSGTDIPGITDIDDDGDLDLLLFDFSGTYVELHQNLSMEKFGVPDSLGNSKNPVFMRNGDCWGNFRKGDGEDFVFGVDCGVVDNSGGRILHAGNSIMLHDLNGDGKKDLLVGHVSNEHISFLTNSSEGLIGNYTAFTNTYPAVNPVLLHIFPAAFMEDVDFDGVKDLLIAPSVPSNDLNLTDFKSSGWYYHNAGTSDKPDFKLVQKNFLQDQMLDVGENASPSFFDIDGDGDLDMLIGTGGMPGATGFKGGFWLLKNEGSATEPAFKVESENYLDIPSSLALYNLKPQWTDFNGDGVADLGFAATSTATLKMEYRYIPNKATGNAAAQLNLGEAVTITMPAESQTGDSPYFYDADNDGDLDLIVGKQQGNIYYYTNTGTNKQYSFKLETDAFAGVGINFAGRSPQLAVTDFDLDGKPDLATVDHTGNVRIFHGADWGKWTERESALVALNGKAGAPVYGNYLALAVGDYDDDKKPDLAIGSNAGGIRLLTNVLPVTITGTEPPLEPTIKVYPNPAADYLKVLSSKNGTVDILTVSGKTVLRNQAIRANTEKQISTLNWPAGLYILELKAGDVRVTRKVVLEP; this is encoded by the coding sequence ATGCGTACGAAATATACCTCCTGTGTCTTCTTTATTTTTTACATACTAGCTCTTTCAAAGGCCTCGTCCCAGCAGGTTTGGTTCAAAACCGATACCGTTACCAGTGTTTCTTCCAAAGGCGTGAAGTTGAGTAACCCATGGGCAGGTGGGCTCAATGCATCCCAGTTTTTGAAAATGCATTTAAATAGTGATACCGACGAAGACCTGGTCGTGTACGACCGTACCAATAGTAAGGTCACCACATTCCTGGCCGGCACCGACCCATTGAATCCTGCCAAAAAAACCTACATCCACGCACCATACTACGAATCGCTTTTTCCGCAAACCGACAACTGGATGATCCTCGCCGATTATAATGGAGATGGTCAAAAAGATCTTTTCGCGAGTACTTCGCTGGGAATCAGTGTGTACCAGCAGGTGAAAGCAGGTGCTTCGTGGACATGGAAACTGATGGAAGATGTGATCTATACCAGAGGTTTTTCGGGGAATATCAATTTGCAGGTCTCGGGAACGGACATTCCCGGTATTACGGACATTGACGACGACGGCGATCTGGATTTGCTTTTGTTCGATTTTTCGGGGACTTATGTTGAGCTGCATCAAAACCTGAGCATGGAAAAATTCGGTGTTCCCGATAGTTTGGGCAATTCCAAAAATCCTGTTTTTATGCGGAATGGCGATTGCTGGGGCAATTTCCGTAAAGGCGATGGCGAGGATTTTGTTTTCGGTGTGGACTGTGGCGTCGTCGATAATTCGGGCGGGCGGATTCTGCATGCCGGTAACTCCATTATGCTACACGACCTCAACGGCGATGGCAAAAAAGACCTGCTGGTAGGGCACGTGAGCAATGAACACATTTCGTTTCTGACCAATTCGTCGGAGGGACTGATCGGAAATTACACGGCTTTTACCAACACATATCCCGCGGTTAATCCGGTTTTGCTGCACATTTTCCCGGCTGCATTTATGGAAGACGTGGATTTTGATGGTGTGAAAGATTTACTGATCGCACCCAGCGTACCTTCCAACGATCTCAATTTGACAGATTTCAAATCATCGGGCTGGTACTATCACAATGCAGGCACCAGCGACAAGCCGGATTTTAAACTGGTACAAAAAAACTTCCTGCAAGACCAGATGCTCGACGTCGGCGAAAACGCGTCACCTTCGTTTTTTGACATCGATGGTGATGGTGACCTGGACATGCTCATTGGTACTGGCGGAATGCCAGGCGCGACGGGATTCAAAGGCGGGTTCTGGCTTCTGAAAAATGAAGGCAGTGCAACTGAACCTGCATTCAAAGTGGAATCTGAAAACTACTTGGACATACCTTCTTCGCTGGCGTTATACAACCTTAAACCTCAATGGACGGATTTCAATGGTGACGGCGTGGCCGATCTTGGATTTGCAGCAACGTCAACTGCTACGCTTAAAATGGAGTACCGTTACATTCCTAACAAGGCTACTGGCAATGCCGCGGCACAGCTGAATTTGGGAGAAGCGGTAACCATTACTATGCCTGCCGAGTCTCAAACTGGCGATTCACCGTATTTTTATGATGCCGACAATGATGGAGACTTAGATTTAATAGTGGGAAAACAGCAGGGCAACATTTACTATTATACCAACACAGGTACCAATAAGCAGTATTCTTTCAAACTGGAAACAGACGCTTTTGCAGGTGTCGGGATCAATTTCGCAGGTCGCTCGCCACAACTGGCCGTCACGGATTTCGACCTCGACGGCAAGCCTGACCTCGCTACCGTTGACCACACAGGCAATGTCCGTATTTTTCACGGTGCTGACTGGGGCAAATGGACAGAAAGAGAAAGTGCATTGGTAGCGCTAAACGGAAAAGCCGGAGCGCCGGTTTACGGGAACTACCTCGCCCTGGCAGTGGGAGATTATGACGACGACAAAAAACCAGATCTTGCGATAGGTAGTAATGCGGGAGGTATCCGGCTGCTAACTAATGTGTTGCCAGTCACCATTACCGGTACTGAGCCTCCATTGGAACCGACGATCAAAGTTTATCCGAATCCTGCTGCTGACTATTTGAAAGTGTTGTCGTCAAAAAATGGAACGGTTGATATTTTGACAGTGAGCGGTAAAACGGTTTTGCGGAACCAGGCGATCAGGGCTAATACGGAGAAGCAAATTTCCACATTGAACTGGCCTGCTGGACTATATATTTTAGAATTGAAAGCAGGCGATGTGCGTGTTACGCGTAAGGTAGTTTTAGAACCGTAG
- the rhaT gene encoding L-rhamnose/proton symporter RhaT codes for MQALLGVIFHFIGGFASGSFYIPYKQVKGWAWESYWIVGGLFSWLIVPPLAAYLTIPGFTEIIAHTDGSILVLTYVFGVLWGIGGLTYGLGVRYLGVALGSSIILGLCSVFGALIPSIYYQFSPRPGKDTISDLFTNSWGQWVLFGLLVCVIGIVICGKAGSMKDSDLKKSGLAKDDKTEFKIGLGLTVSIISGVLSACFAFGIDAGKIMAEEANAVWKAVNPDQGEFLFQNNVTYVVILLGGLTTNFIWCMMLNARNKTFGNYTDSSTPLLSNYIFSALAGTTWFLQFFFYGMGESKLGNGPSSWILHMAFIILVANSWGLILKEWKGVSKKTITTILTGILVIVLSVLIVGYGNYLRE; via the coding sequence ATGCAAGCTCTTCTTGGTGTAATCTTTCATTTTATTGGAGGTTTTGCCTCCGGTAGTTTTTACATTCCTTACAAGCAAGTCAAAGGCTGGGCCTGGGAATCGTACTGGATCGTGGGAGGCCTGTTTTCGTGGCTCATCGTTCCGCCGCTTGCGGCCTATCTGACCATCCCAGGTTTCACCGAAATTATCGCCCATACCGACGGCAGTATACTCGTTCTCACTTATGTTTTTGGCGTTTTGTGGGGAATAGGAGGTCTTACTTACGGTTTAGGAGTCAGGTACTTGGGTGTTGCGCTGGGTAGTTCCATTATTCTTGGCTTATGTTCTGTTTTTGGAGCATTGATTCCCTCCATTTATTATCAGTTTTCACCAAGGCCGGGAAAAGATACAATATCTGATCTGTTCACAAATAGCTGGGGACAATGGGTATTATTTGGGTTGCTGGTTTGTGTGATCGGCATCGTTATCTGTGGAAAAGCAGGGTCAATGAAAGATAGTGACCTGAAAAAAAGCGGCCTCGCAAAGGACGATAAAACCGAATTCAAGATAGGTCTTGGCCTAACCGTTTCCATCATTTCCGGGGTACTGAGCGCATGTTTTGCATTCGGGATCGATGCGGGCAAGATCATGGCAGAGGAGGCCAATGCAGTGTGGAAAGCCGTTAATCCTGATCAGGGTGAGTTTTTATTCCAAAACAATGTGACTTATGTCGTGATACTTTTGGGAGGGCTTACTACCAATTTTATCTGGTGTATGATGCTGAATGCACGCAACAAAACTTTCGGTAACTACACCGACTCTTCGACGCCGCTGCTTTCCAACTATATTTTTTCAGCACTTGCAGGTACGACCTGGTTCTTACAGTTCTTCTTTTACGGCATGGGAGAAAGCAAACTGGGCAACGGGCCGAGCTCGTGGATCCTGCACATGGCATTCATTATCCTCGTTGCCAATTCATGGGGATTGATCCTGAAAGAATGGAAAGGTGTTAGTAAAAAGACCATTACGACCATTCTGACTGGGATATTGGTGATTGTTTTGTCTGTGCTGATCGTGGGTTACGGTAACTATCTGAGAGAGTAA
- a CDS encoding DUF6786 family protein — translation MKKHLSILVLFAAVTVITACQKKNQSEQNSVEQKLTEGTFGYDLAFLNQYKKTIVLHSPDNSGAQAILVADYQGRVMTSTADGGQGNSYGWINYGLIKSGEHQPHMNAFGGEERFWLSPEGGQFSIYFKKGKSFDFENWQTPAIIDTVSFAVSESDSSSATFEARAMIENHSGNTFVIEIKRKITMLDQPSILSGLDIAALGNCKSVAYESVNAVKNVDAEWKPETGMLGIWLLGMFRPTEKTVIIAPFSKKLSDKPLITDDYFGKIPSDRIKVADSTVFLKADGKFRSKIGIAPRSARNVAGSYDSEKGILTIIQYSLLPEEKYLKSSWEIHKDPYNGDALNAYNDGKLEDGTQMGPFYELESNSSTRALKTGESLVHRQRTYHFEGDPASLNDISQKVLGVNIEQIGEIFE, via the coding sequence ATGAAAAAGCACCTTTCAATCCTGGTACTTTTTGCTGCTGTGACAGTAATTACTGCATGTCAGAAAAAGAATCAAAGCGAGCAAAATAGCGTGGAACAAAAATTAACCGAAGGCACATTTGGCTACGACCTGGCCTTTTTGAATCAATATAAAAAGACAATTGTCCTCCATTCGCCGGACAACAGCGGCGCTCAGGCGATACTCGTCGCCGACTATCAGGGTCGGGTTATGACCAGTACAGCTGATGGTGGGCAGGGAAATAGCTATGGCTGGATCAATTACGGTTTGATCAAAAGTGGCGAGCATCAGCCACATATGAATGCATTTGGCGGAGAAGAGCGTTTCTGGCTTTCCCCGGAAGGCGGTCAGTTTTCGATTTATTTCAAAAAAGGTAAATCCTTTGATTTTGAAAACTGGCAAACGCCTGCCATCATTGACACCGTGTCGTTTGCGGTTTCCGAATCAGATAGCAGCTCAGCTACTTTCGAGGCACGGGCCATGATCGAAAACCACTCAGGCAATACATTTGTCATTGAAATCAAACGCAAAATAACCATGCTCGACCAGCCGTCGATTCTCAGCGGGCTGGACATTGCTGCGTTAGGAAATTGCAAATCGGTGGCTTATGAATCCGTCAATGCAGTTAAAAACGTAGACGCAGAATGGAAGCCTGAGACCGGAATGCTGGGTATCTGGCTGCTTGGAATGTTCCGCCCAACCGAAAAGACAGTCATCATCGCACCGTTTTCAAAGAAATTATCAGACAAGCCATTGATTACCGACGACTACTTTGGCAAGATCCCGTCGGATAGGATCAAAGTCGCGGATTCGACGGTTTTTCTCAAAGCAGACGGCAAATTCAGAAGTAAGATCGGTATTGCGCCACGTTCTGCGCGCAATGTAGCGGGCAGCTACGATTCCGAAAAAGGCATTCTGACGATCATCCAGTATAGTCTTTTACCGGAAGAAAAATACTTGAAATCATCCTGGGAAATTCACAAAGATCCCTACAACGGGGACGCATTGAATGCATACAATGACGGAAAACTCGAAGACGGAACACAAATGGGACCATTCTATGAGCTGGAATCCAACTCCTCCACCCGCGCATTGAAAACGGGGGAATCGCTGGTGCATCGCCAGCGTACCTACCATTTTGAAGGAGACCCGGCCAGCCTTAATGACATTTCCCAAAAGGTACTGGGTGTAAATATTGAGCAAATCGGAGAGATATTTGAATAA
- a CDS encoding apiosidase-like domain-containing protein has product MNFPIRVLFSWLLLFACLRTTAATPVHIWEMQELTFTAVNTYKNPYTDVTVWIELTGPGFKKRIYGFWDGGNTFRVRLVATTAGDWTWKSGSTPNDPGLSGKTSSFTAVEWSQKEKLDNPLRRGFLRTSPNNHALNFADGTPYLAIGDTWFSMGANRFKWYDDEVKRPIGPKAGFKDYVRYRKAQGYNWVSMIAAYPNWKTDDSSYILVVADSVKTTLRSAWEEFGTNSAKNMDNEGGRPFLFPGKVPGYENYFPDMERLNPEYFKYIDRKVAYLNANGIIPFMEATRRDASLLWFKYYRWPDSYSRFLQYFYSRYQAYNTVLSPVHLDIIDKTVSPGDFVTSIKDVEKRFGPLPFENLLSANANPSTLENWGEDSWVTLHQTGNQREHNNYWYLTEIYNLKNPKPALNGEPYYSGYKDNRGKDGVNYTRGADGGTEHDNEIVRSGIYGSFLSGGLAGHVYGAEGIWGGDIEPAAPIHMWDAFKWRSAAEMQYLKTFAFSIGRRYQELVPLADLVSPNKTHDILSYEGWAYCARTPDKNIFMVYFEKGCPKSEIRGCKLNSVYSAQWFNPRNGSWINVGDGQLVSGKTGIIKLPPLPSETDWGLKLIYKGERDIHIAYQEYGFVRDSLSTRIFRRLLTLPVAGSILALVIVAWLIRRRRNSKAA; this is encoded by the coding sequence ATGAATTTCCCAATCAGAGTACTTTTTTCCTGGCTCCTCCTGTTTGCCTGCTTACGGACTACTGCAGCAACGCCTGTACACATCTGGGAAATGCAGGAGCTTACATTTACTGCCGTCAATACCTACAAAAATCCTTATACTGATGTAACTGTATGGATAGAGCTGACCGGTCCGGGATTTAAAAAACGTATCTACGGATTTTGGGATGGCGGCAATACGTTCCGTGTGAGGTTGGTGGCTACAACAGCGGGCGACTGGACCTGGAAAAGTGGGTCCACTCCGAATGATCCGGGACTTTCCGGCAAAACGAGTTCTTTTACGGCTGTTGAGTGGAGTCAGAAAGAAAAGTTGGACAACCCACTCAGGCGTGGATTCCTTCGGACTTCACCTAATAACCATGCTTTAAATTTCGCGGACGGCACACCATACCTGGCCATTGGTGATACCTGGTTTTCCATGGGAGCTAACCGGTTCAAATGGTATGACGATGAAGTGAAAAGGCCCATTGGCCCGAAGGCTGGATTTAAGGATTACGTACGCTATCGGAAAGCACAGGGTTACAACTGGGTAAGTATGATCGCTGCCTATCCGAATTGGAAGACCGATGACAGTTCTTACATTCTGGTAGTAGCCGATTCTGTGAAAACAACCTTACGTTCGGCTTGGGAAGAGTTTGGGACAAACAGTGCAAAGAATATGGACAATGAAGGAGGAAGACCTTTTTTGTTCCCCGGAAAAGTGCCGGGCTACGAAAATTATTTCCCTGATATGGAGCGGCTTAACCCGGAATATTTCAAATACATTGACCGGAAGGTCGCCTATCTTAATGCTAATGGCATCATTCCTTTTATGGAAGCTACCAGGCGGGATGCCAGCCTGCTCTGGTTTAAATACTATCGGTGGCCTGATTCGTATTCCCGTTTTTTGCAATACTTCTATTCTCGTTACCAGGCTTACAATACTGTGCTCAGCCCGGTGCACCTCGACATTATTGATAAAACGGTAAGCCCGGGAGATTTTGTTACTTCGATTAAAGATGTTGAAAAAAGGTTCGGGCCGCTGCCGTTTGAAAACCTGTTGTCCGCCAACGCCAATCCGTCCACGCTCGAAAACTGGGGCGAGGATTCCTGGGTGACATTGCACCAGACGGGCAATCAACGGGAACACAATAACTACTGGTACCTGACAGAGATATATAATCTTAAAAATCCAAAACCAGCGTTGAATGGCGAGCCTTATTACTCAGGTTATAAAGACAACAGGGGAAAGGACGGCGTGAACTACACCCGGGGTGCGGATGGCGGCACCGAGCATGACAATGAAATCGTGCGATCGGGAATTTACGGAAGCTTCCTCTCCGGCGGACTTGCCGGTCACGTTTATGGTGCCGAAGGTATATGGGGCGGCGATATAGAACCAGCCGCGCCGATCCATATGTGGGACGCTTTCAAATGGAGATCTGCGGCAGAGATGCAATACCTGAAAACTTTCGCTTTTTCTATCGGGCGCCGGTACCAGGAACTTGTACCATTGGCAGACCTGGTGTCACCCAATAAAACGCATGATATACTGAGTTATGAAGGCTGGGCTTATTGCGCCCGCACACCGGATAAGAATATCTTTATGGTGTATTTCGAGAAGGGTTGCCCGAAATCAGAGATCCGGGGCTGTAAGCTCAACAGTGTATACAGCGCTCAGTGGTTTAACCCACGCAATGGCAGCTGGATCAATGTGGGTGATGGCCAGTTGGTTTCCGGCAAGACCGGGATCATCAAACTTCCACCATTACCTTCTGAAACAGACTGGGGTTTGAAATTAATCTACAAAGGTGAGCGGGACATTCATATAGCATACCAGGAATACGGTTTTGTGCGCGATTCATTATCCACGAGAATATTCAGAAGGCTGCTAACCCTACCGGTTGCAGGTAGTATCTTGGCCTTAGTGATCGTTGCCTGGCTAATTAGACGCAGGAGAAACAGTAAAGCCGCTTGA